The following is a genomic window from Lycorma delicatula isolate Av1 chromosome 6, ASM4794821v1, whole genome shotgun sequence.
taaaatcTATGGAAGcaatcaaatataatgaaatacatttaattaaacacaatttgGACTCACTGAGGTTGACGAATGAAACTGGCACTGATGAATTCACATTGTATGAaggaatttgaataaattattgaatgCGGTTGTCTTAAAAGTTCAAATCAGTACTCTACTATAgtgtattattgttttgaaaaatcattgttcaaaaagAGTACTGGTAGTTAAATATAGCATTTATAATGTATGTGGCTTACAGTATGTACATTACAAAtgttacatttggaaatttcagCACTCACAATATAATGTCAAaacaacatttcttttaaattagttcATTTAACACATCTTCTGCAATTGGAGTGTAGTTTCTATATAAGTTGAGTGCTAATCCATACAAATATGTATTTCCAGTAGAATTACGCATTGAGAAACATCGTTCATTTATATATGTGAACAATGGAAGTGCAGCTAATATTTCTAGCAAAGTGAATATATTTGGTATTATGTTGGGACTGCACATAGTTAACCCATCTATGGCCGTTTTCAGTTGGTCTCCCTTTTCAAGACATGCAATTCTTCCTTACCGTAATTTTAATCCATCACTCAGATCATCCTGGCAACCACTTCTTATGCCACTGGTGTAGAATTCTGTGAGCGAAGTGAAAGCAGAAACCTGAGACAGAAAGTCTGGGTTTGTAGGTAAAAGGTACTGAAAGTCTTTCAATATTTCCATTTTGATATGCTTTGAAGGGTTGCAATAATAGGGTTATACAATTCCATCACTGCGGTCACGGAATTATACCTTTCCAACCAACGTGTTGCGAAAACTTGAGTTTTTCACTGCATAAAGCTGTAGTTTCCATTTCACATCAccgattttaaaacatgtttgcCTTTTAGGGGTATTAAGATATTTGTACAGACTCAATATTGTACCCATACAGTTTTTAATTGCAGTTACTTCATAAGCACTGGATACAGCTAAGTTGAGGCTGTGTGCTAAGCAGTGGACATATAGACgacattatttcctttacatgtgCCTGGACTCAGTTTACTTTTCCTGACATGGACATAGCTCCATCATACCCCTGACCACAAATCTTATTTATGTCTACATTTAATAACGCAACTTGTCCAATATTGCCTTTATGATTCCTTTTCTGGTCACATCATACAATGATATGAATTGTAAAAAGTTTTCCTTCACagtgaaattttcattatcaatgTAACTAATACACAGAGATAATTCTTCTAAGCCTGATATGTCTGAAGTCTTATCGGTGAGAACAGAGAAGCAACTGGAGGTATTAAGTTCTTTCACGAAATTTTGAACAATCAGGTCGTTGCACTcttcaattatttcattctgtattcTAGGTCTGGTGTACTGTGCATTTCCAacacataacacattttttaatacagtatcagTCTTACTTGAAAAGTGAAGAAGACCCCTGAAATTGCTATCATTTTCTTCTAGTTCTTGGTCGACCTCGACTTCTATTCATCCTAAATCCCTCTGGCCTCGCACAGCGATACATTATTTCccgcaaaacaaaaaatactctcAGTAATAGGAATAAGTTTTTTCCTGTTCTCCAGTTTCTTTTGAGTTGTTGAAGTATATATTAGCACATCTATAGACTTTTTCTTCCCGCATGAAATTTCGGTTAAGTACCGGCTACCTCCAAACTTTCTTTGCGATAAAGACACTTCTCATGTTCTGAAAATCGCTTGATGGCATCCTTCCAGTTGTCAAATTTCTCACTACAAAGTTGACCTAAGGGTTACTTGCCAGATTCAACACCGCTTCTTGGAgcaaaaagtatacaaaatttacaaaactccATTCCTTAAATTTGGAATATGCAAGCCACTTCCAACAGTAAAGCCATTTAAACCGAAATGGcagatttctctttccttttgttagaaaaataaacctGGATTTGGTTCCTAGATATTTTTCAAGACATCCAGTTTTTTTCATTAGACAAGTCTCTTCCTATGTAAACACCAATATCATAAGCGTGTGGTTCACTGGAACTTGAAATGTTGAAGCTTCCAAAAACCAGAACAATACACTTATCACTTCTAAATGATTCAACAGGTATATCAACATTATTGAGCGATGGTGATGTACATTCAACACAAGCTGAGTTTTCACAGAAGGGTTACTAGTTTCGAGAAGAACATTTGCGACAGCATCATCACGTTGTAGCAGCAAAGAAATATTTGGCAATGTGAAATTTTCACTAATATTACAACAATCGCTACTGATACATGacattttgctaaaaaattgtaaaactgaacTTAATATCGGTCGCTTAGACATATTAAAGAACATGGAACGATAATgtgaagtttatatttaaaaatatgaactgcaTAATGCACAAAACGTTAAACGAATGTTCCACAACACAATCTGAACTCAGACTAATGAGCGAATACCACTCGACAATGTACAATATTTCATATATGCATTGCTGCCAATGCAGAGCTGTCCCGACAATATGTTTTACAACAGTAATTTTATATGGTGTCGGCCTTGTTTTATTACAAGGTCAGCATTATTATTGTACCTTCTTAATAAGTGGCACAGCTTTGATGGTCTTTCCTCTCTTCCAGTAGATGAGGAGGGGTATATGCTGACACCCACTGCGCCAGTGAGAGTACTGCCACCTTCTAAGAATGCTGAATGAAGGCTACTATGTTGTACATAGAGTGATGTACTGTATGTGTTATAGCTCCAAGTACAgggattaaattattgaagatgCAAGAGCGGCAGACTGGATCTTATGTCAACAGATTTTGTTACTCTGAGTGAGAAATACAAGGAGAGAattcaatggatttttaaaaagatactcaaATACATATGTGTAAATctatagtatgtttattttacaggcctaatattaaaaagtacttaaatctTCAAAAGGGGGAGTTCAAACCCAGTAACCCCCCTTATGTACACCCCTGGTGAGTATAGTGCTGTATTTAGTGGTGACcacaaagatgtttaaaaaattttaattatctgtaataacatggtattttaatgtgtaatcttgaaattttaattttaatcgactgATGATGAGCAATCCTTGAAAGCAGTAGCGATACATAAgggagaattaaaaaatgaaaaaaaaaggtaagattaAGAGCACTGAACTTTGTTTTTGCTTTTGAATATATACATACTGcatataaagtaacaaaattaaaagaaaagcataATTATGAAATACAGTATATCATTAACCGAAGTAAATCCAGGTGGGATTAAAGGTGGAAAAAtccttatttcaataaaatccataatgactcataaaaaaattaaaaatctgaattggAGTTGAacagcttttaaaaatttctccacCTGTCACACCATCATCTACAACACTACAAATGCTATGTGCCAGTTTGAACTTtccttaaatgtatttaattaattagaatgtgGCAAACATGGCAGTTACCTagcaaaaattatctttttttaatttgatgacaaaatctttgtaaaattagTAGGTTcatttaataacaagaaaaatatataaacaataaaaatgaaagttaagaGAAAATACTGGTTTCCTTTATACAACAAACATGCTTTAATTCCAggtgtttttcttctttaaaaattatacatgggGTATCAACCAAATTGCTGTTAATAATAATGGATCcatcaatgaattttaaattaataaaacaaaaaaaaaaattgatgggtCTCTTGTTTATTAAGTatgattaacaatattttaaacatatttacgtgtatatttttaaactcattcagattgtatcaatttaaaaaattagaaaatcatactgaatattatatgataaaaaatacttcatactgataagttcattttaaatcaaatagtattgtttagttataaaaatatattattatgattatatattgcttttaattatagataaaacacagaaaaaataggACAGTAACACTAAAACTACATAAGTGACCGAAAGTATTGtcactgaaatacaaaaaaaatctgacgagaaaattgtaatattttcctggcattggttacttACTTaatcttatatagtagaaaaacaattaaatatgaaaaagttaccgaaatttcttttttggggtgcaGGTAATTAATGatctttactgtaaaattatcattataaatttaaataaaccaaaaaaactttaaaaaacccaaaactttttctgctccccaccaccaaaatcaccttcaaagaatttttcttgattttctgtttactgtgttaaatggaagtaacaaaaacaaaatttcactaaattgtaaaccaataataaaaataaaacgttacctaagatttcttttatggGGATCGGGATGaattatgaaaagttaaaactgtattaaaagtttattaacttttaatagtattaaagtttaaataaacacaaaaaagttttaaaaattaaaaaaaaaatgtaaactttgatcggctccctccCCAATATCGCCACCAAagtatttgttttcttctttttttttttggtcgcttGCACTACTCCTAatcctaggaagacaaaaaagcTAAGCTAAGccagaaaaaaattctatcattactacagaacaataataatacacaaaatatcaaatatataaaaatgcaaagTCAAAGTCACGGTGcaataaaaagtttctttatttaaaaaagaaaaatccattacCATGATCGATAACAAACAACCATTACTGCACAAGATAAACACCTctttatcaatttaacaaaaacaacaaacaaaaatttgaaataaataattatccaaaCACCACCAAATCATACAAACGTATGAAATTAAATCCAATAACTGAACATGAAGCGACTAAAATATTATCATAGATGtagcataaaattattaaaaaatttgattattttcgtGACACATAATTACAGCtaactgttaaaaagtaaaaaaaaaaaaccaaaaaaatcagaatgaatgCAACCAGATCCTTAATGATCTTAATGATACAAACAAAAAAGGCCCTTTTCAttatacacttttaattaataatttcattacaggtattaaatttttttttgttttttattactattttttttatagtttttaatagaaagagtattaattatcaattacataaaatcttaatCAAACAAGACATATGTTATGTTTAACATATGTTATGTTACAGTAAATGCAACtcttagcaaaaaaaaagaatagtatctATAACATCATTACCAAAACTAAAATGGAGCACAATGATGCTAGATATTAGAGAATAAGTATTTTaagttcttaattttaagattataataaaaataaaatatataactttgtataataaacattttgcttCATAAAACCAGATATCAGTACACGGACAGTAAGTCCATGTACAGTAAATTTATGAGCAACAGGCCCAACTTTACCATGTAAGCACCTCAGCTATTAGTTTGGTTTTATTTGCAATCCTTAGTCCTTTGACAGTTTCTCGGGCAAAGAAGGTCACTGCTCTGCTAAGTCCCAACAAAGAAATGGATACTTTTCTGGCCAAGAGATGGTTGGATAAACTGAGAGATGGTTCTACCATTACAAATGAAAGCAACCGATCCAATTTCAATAATACTCGcgcaaaaaagaaagaataaaaaacaaaaaggagaaaAGCAAAAGGTTAAGCAACCATGAGATTTTACCTTTGTTCAAGGTAGATAGATAGTTTACAATCTTACCATGATCCTGCTgcaggataaaaaaaatactttttaaagtgaaggaaaatcattaaaatatagcaTGTATACCATCTATTGTATTTGATTAAAGCAAATGTAAATGAacagttattttgtaattatagaatAAACACAACAAAGGGATAATTAAAGCACCCGTGTTATtcttagaacttaaaaaaaattattacaattatacatatacataaaacaaaaaaccttacCGTTTCACAAATGTTCATATTACAACAATTCTCAATAGTGATTTCACACTGGTCAGTATTTTGTGGTAGTGACGTTAATGGTGTAACATTCTTGTTCacaataattcttttcttaatacGAGGACGTTTTCTTAATGACAAAACCTTAAATCCAAGTACAGCTGACAATCCCATTAAAATCAGGCATACCAAAGCAAGAATACctatagaaatttcatataactttgtattacattttacatattcgCTACTCACTGACGGCAACAGTTCCAttttagtagtattattatttctatcacTACTTACAAATTTATCTGAAGGACTCTTCAAATTCATAAAATCTGAACACCtgcaaaataatgaataaataatgggTTATTTTACAGACTGTAAACATTTTCACATAAGTTAAgcaaagtttttgtttaatattgataaattagctacaagaacaaattttatttatgcggtggataaattacataaatatgtgcaCAAGTATAGAACGAGGGATATCtgtaaagtaaagaccactgggaaattgCTCTCCTTAAGGTCGGTGAACCTGTGTATTTCATAGCCATGCTACTAATGagcacactgcattgttgtctgtaagttgtcgcttTGTAGTATAATCGATGTTACAGCCAACTGTGAAATACAtcgagtcatatgttttttaaaccatcaaaacattaagccggctgaaattcataggcagttggtgcTGTGTAAGGTTATAATGTAATGGATGAAAGAAACgttcaaaaatggtgtgaaaggattagaaatatcagaattaatgtgcacgatgaagaatgtctgaggaggccctcgataataACAGAGGACCTGTTGAAATTtgtcaatgatgaaatcagaaaagatcattgctcaacgatttctgacctggctcttctttttcctggTGTTTCAaagtggcgattatatagagaagtaaaataaagtatgtagtttaagagaaataaaaatatttaaagttttcagaataagtttttttaataatgaaactgtctttactttagagataacctctcgtataaagcataataaaatctttcaaaaatttcatgttttatttttttattataaaaaaataaaaataagttaactttatcaaaccagacaagAGAACTCTATGTTACACAGCTAACATAAGACCTTATTGTGCTTCtttcctttaataatattattatttaataatctaaatgatttattaaagattactttaaaaaggttgttttattaaaaaaaaagtcacttttggaaaaaaaatttcttaataaaaatatgtactcaaatcttttccacttttctttttatttattactttttttgctctgaccaaaattttttcagttttcatctaTCTATCCAGGCAAATGCTGAAGTATTTCcctttttgttttcaatgaaataagCTTATCAACAATTCGatcgatataatttttcttttctaacctgtataaagtatttttatgtttactgaaatatcatatttcaaaataatattatattatcagaaTGCTGTATAATATAAGGTAGAGCTCTCTAAAAGCCAGGTAGCTATGTTCATACCTTCAAGTACTCAAAGCTCAATCTCACAGAGTGTGTATCACCCCTAACAAGTATTAAGTCACACCCTTAACATTAAGACACGTAAAGAACGATTTAAATCTgagaaatattataacttaacCTCAAGTtgagcaataaaaataaacaaataaatagaaaaatgttactataaacaaaaattacatatattctcATGTTACTTTTTGACAAAGACCTGCACAAATTCATGTATTTGACATCAGTTTGTCTATTTCCTCTACAAAGAATGGCGTCGCTGAAGTACCTATCTGTCATCACTTTTGAAGTATCAAGTAGCCAGCCAATTCTTCAATTTTGTGACCAGATGAAAATCAGACAGTGCCAAATCTGGGGCTTGAAAGGGGGATGGTAAGAAGCatgcaaattaaatttgtttagtacACCCTTAGCGGTAGAgatgtcatataaaaaaattaattcccttCATTAGCATCCATTACTATTTATTACGTATCACTCTCCCAAGCTATGTTAATGTTTCACAATAAACATCTGCTGTTATTTTCATcttcatataaacaaaattctttacaGTAGCAAAAGATGGTAGcctatctttttttgttttgaattttttgaacttGTTTTTCGAGTACATTCgcacataaaaaacattttcttttttgtagctgtgtagtgattaaaataaaatagtttaaatttcatatgcatttatttaaattggttcTCATACTTCATATTGCTTACTGCTTAGAAAGAAAATCAActtttaacaaaagaagaaaaagtactATACCTGCAAGGTGAAGGAGGTTTTGCTAAAACTTCGGGAATTTCATGACTAGATGACATATCAATTATTTGTTGTTCATCAAAACCAGCTACCATTAAACTACAATGTGCAATACAAAGATGCTgcattttcacatgtttatcacAGCGCTCTCCAGTGAATTCATCACTACAATTACACCTCGGTATCTTTTTATTATCAACTGAACAATCACCACCGTTATAACAATAACCAAGACACACATCGATATCACATCTTTCTCCCTTCCATGTTGAATTGCATTTACATAcaggtttattatttataataacacaaTCTTCTccatgtaaacaataattatgaCAAAGAGATAATTCACAATGATCTCCACTAAAGCCTGGTTTACATATACATTCACCGGATGATTCTATTCCGTTATTGAAACATAATAATTCTCCTTTTTCAACACTTTCACTCATATCCTccaaaagcttattttttttatctacaaccTCTAATATGTCTTCTTCAACCTAAGGAAGAAATAAGATCAATTaacacaatatataataaaaataaatttaatgcaaagagtaataaagaataaatacacTAAGTTCTTTAATATCATGGTTTCAACTgcatatgaggtctgttcagaaaataacagaactttatttttttaatctttattattaattttacaaataattagtccttgtccccttcaaagtactacCGTcacctattc
Proteins encoded in this region:
- the LOC142326119 gene encoding protein cueball-like isoform X3 — translated: MWDLDLFLEETIIGDHTLITAANAHKPVALSTLGSRFFWTDVGSEAIYNAKINNEDYDRVTVSKLKSYSKKYFSKIYGIVSISQESYLDPKECSKVKERKDQVEEDILEVVDKKNKLLEDMSESVEKGELLCFNNGIESSGECICKPGFSGDHCELSLCHNYCLHGEDCVIINNKPVCKCNSTWKGERCDIDVCLGYCYNGGDCSVDNKKIPRCNCSDEFTGERCDKHVKMQHLCIAHCSLMVAGFDEQQIIDMSSSHEIPEVLAKPPSPCRCSDFMNLKSPSDKFVSSDRNNNTTKMELLPSVSSEYVKCNTKLYEISIGILALVCLILMGLSAVLGFKVLSLRKRPRIKKRIIVNKNVTPLTSLPQNTDQCEITIENCCNMNICETPCFEPDFRKPRSVEKYKKEENRNLLSGIDLPGDDLY
- the LOC142326119 gene encoding protein cueball-like isoform X2, whose translation is MWDLDLFLEETIIGDHTLITAANAHKPVALSTLGSRFFWTDVGSEAIYNAKINNEDYDRVTVSKLKSYSKKYFSKIYGIVSISQESYLDPKECSKVKERKDQVEEDILEVVDKKNKLLEDMSESVEKGELLCFNNGIESSGECICKPGFSGDHCELSLCHNYCLHGEDCVIINNKPVCKCNSTWKGERCDIDVCLGYCYNGGDCSVDNKKIPRCNCSDEFTGERCDKHVKMQHLCIAHCSLMVAGFDEQQIIDMSSSHEIPEVLAKPPSPCRCSDFMNLKSPSDKFVSSDRNNNTTKMELLPSVSSEYVKCNTKLYEISIGILALVCLILMGLSAVLGFKVLSLRKRPRIKKRIIVNKNVTPLTSLPQNTDQCEITIENCCNMNICETPCFEPDFRKPRSVEKYKKEENRNLLSGIDLPDKIIFLNILALNSTKIRQCKYR